The Sporomusa termitida genome has a window encoding:
- a CDS encoding WG repeat-containing protein has protein sequence MKRQIKFFMLMLAFWICITALVPAAAAISSEDVKCIKVSTPEGEKFGYMLRSSGKWVIPPRFTVAGDFQPNGLAVAGNGKQVGLIDLQGQPVGPQAFQSIAGFRDGLAVVKENGRFGLMDEQGEVILAPKYDNANLVFSEQMAAVSINGKFGYIDRSGQPVIMPQFDQALPFSEGLAAVKVQGKYGFIDRSGRFAIEPQYETAGSFSDGLAQAAVAGKTGYINKTGAVVIPLQFQSAFPFQEGLAVVEWKGNFGYIDKAGQWVVEPRYDLAFPHRNGLALVSLNGKHGFIDNKGQTVIACELDPYPRWEGQLIKAKLGEKTGYLDPGGQWVVQSAGLPGPVSEYWPEQGIIVSNGTYYDRHGSKLPHYANYLQAAYAELAIKNYDAAIAWFESALTINPQDEAATWGRALAKAKQETFGQYPPAAPAAARRKVRLAGDDVVSFPVMTEAGTRVGYLRRDTGRWVIPPRFDEAGSFHDGLARIKENGKYGFIRLDGSIAVKPDYDWAWFYFKEGLTSVQAQGSYGFVDTRGRIVVKPQFGSALLYSEGLAHVAYNGNYGYIDKQGKFVISPRYEYAADFVDGLAAVEIDRKWGFINKAGRLVVPCLYENSLAKFAEGLANVKLNGKYGFIDRTGNMVIAAQYEQADSFHDGQAIVKQDGLYGVINREGRYVVPPRYDLIAKSAKGLAKIKRQDSFGYMDKTGQEIVPPRFERVEYFPAQGVIEVYGNRQWGVMNTSGAWVYGPVAVNAPVNHYWPKHKVLVVQGYYFGQETLKLLDHYANHMKQAYWHLQQGDNRPAVAAFGDALRINPGDTAALWGLCQIRAKEIYRLSSQEQSAEQ, from the coding sequence ATGAAGCGGCAGATAAAGTTTTTTATGTTAATGCTGGCTTTCTGGATCTGTATCACCGCTTTGGTGCCGGCTGCTGCTGCGATTAGCAGCGAAGACGTGAAATGCATAAAGGTTAGTACCCCGGAGGGGGAAAAATTCGGCTACATGCTGCGAAGCAGCGGCAAATGGGTAATACCGCCCCGATTTACTGTCGCCGGGGACTTTCAGCCCAATGGCCTGGCCGTGGCCGGTAATGGTAAGCAGGTGGGACTGATTGATTTGCAGGGGCAGCCGGTCGGCCCGCAGGCGTTTCAGTCTATTGCCGGTTTCCGGGATGGTTTGGCTGTCGTCAAAGAGAACGGCAGATTTGGCCTTATGGATGAACAGGGGGAAGTTATCCTGGCCCCCAAATACGACAATGCCAATCTTGTTTTTAGTGAGCAGATGGCGGCCGTGAGCATAAACGGCAAGTTTGGTTATATTGACCGCAGCGGCCAACCGGTGATTATGCCGCAGTTCGACCAGGCTTTGCCTTTCAGCGAAGGTTTAGCCGCAGTAAAAGTGCAAGGCAAGTATGGTTTCATTGACAGGTCTGGCCGGTTTGCCATCGAGCCGCAGTATGAAACGGCAGGCTCATTTTCTGACGGGCTGGCTCAGGCCGCTGTGGCAGGCAAGACCGGTTATATTAATAAAACCGGGGCGGTAGTAATCCCGCTGCAGTTTCAAAGTGCCTTTCCCTTTCAGGAGGGACTGGCTGTTGTGGAGTGGAAGGGGAATTTCGGTTATATCGACAAAGCCGGCCAATGGGTAGTCGAACCCCGCTATGATCTTGCTTTCCCCCACCGGAATGGTCTGGCCCTGGTCAGCCTGAACGGCAAGCACGGGTTTATCGACAATAAGGGGCAGACGGTGATTGCCTGCGAGCTTGATCCTTACCCCCGCTGGGAGGGCCAGCTTATCAAAGCCAAGCTTGGTGAAAAAACCGGGTACCTGGACCCCGGCGGCCAATGGGTTGTCCAGTCGGCCGGCTTACCGGGTCCTGTGTCGGAGTACTGGCCGGAGCAGGGGATTATTGTCAGTAATGGCACCTATTATGACCGCCACGGCAGCAAGCTGCCGCATTATGCAAACTACCTGCAAGCGGCTTATGCCGAACTGGCAATAAAGAATTATGACGCTGCCATTGCCTGGTTTGAATCGGCTTTGACGATTAATCCGCAAGATGAGGCGGCTACCTGGGGCCGGGCTCTGGCCAAGGCCAAGCAGGAAACCTTCGGTCAATATCCCCCGGCCGCGCCGGCTGCGGCCAGGCGCAAAGTGCGGCTGGCAGGCGATGATGTTGTTTCCTTCCCGGTAATGACCGAAGCAGGGACCAGGGTGGGTTATCTGCGGCGGGATACAGGCCGGTGGGTTATTCCGCCCCGGTTTGATGAGGCCGGCAGCTTTCACGACGGGCTGGCCCGGATTAAGGAAAACGGCAAATACGGGTTTATCCGCCTGGATGGTTCCATTGCTGTTAAGCCTGACTATGACTGGGCCTGGTTTTACTTTAAGGAAGGGCTTACGTCAGTGCAGGCCCAGGGCAGTTATGGTTTCGTCGATACCCGGGGGCGGATCGTTGTTAAACCGCAGTTCGGTTCGGCGCTGTTATACAGCGAAGGCCTGGCCCATGTCGCTTACAACGGTAATTATGGCTACATCGACAAACAAGGTAAGTTTGTTATTTCTCCCCGCTATGAATACGCCGCCGATTTTGTCGACGGTCTGGCCGCCGTGGAGATAGACAGGAAATGGGGCTTTATCAATAAAGCCGGCCGCCTGGTTGTACCCTGCCTGTACGAAAATAGTCTGGCCAAGTTTGCCGAGGGCCTGGCCAATGTGAAGCTGAACGGCAAATACGGTTTTATTGACCGAACCGGCAACATGGTGATTGCCGCTCAATATGAGCAGGCCGATTCCTTTCACGACGGACAGGCTATTGTTAAGCAGGATGGCCTTTATGGGGTGATTAACCGCGAAGGCCGTTATGTGGTTCCCCCCCGGTATGACCTTATTGCCAAGTCTGCTAAAGGCCTGGCTAAGATAAAACGCCAGGACAGTTTTGGCTATATGGATAAAACCGGACAGGAGATTGTTCCGCCCCGGTTTGAACGGGTAGAATATTTTCCCGCGCAGGGGGTAATTGAAGTCTACGGCAACCGCCAGTGGGGGGTTATGAATACGAGCGGCGCCTGGGTTTACGGTCCTGTTGCCGTGAATGCGCCGGTTAATCATTATTGGCCGAAGCACAAGGTACTGGTCGTTCAGGGCTACTATTTCGGGCAAGAGACCCTGAAGCTGCTTGATCATTATGCCAACCATATGAAACAGGCTTACTGGCATTTGCAGCAGGGCGATAACCGGCCGGCAGTGGCAGCCTTTGGTGACGCCCTCAGAATAAATCCCGGCGATACTGCCGCCCTGTGGGGGCTCTGCCAGATCAGGGCCAAGGAAATCTACCGGCTCAGCAGCCAGGAGCAGTCTGCTGAGCAATAA
- a CDS encoding J domain-containing protein, with product MDCWTILGLKPTADRKAIKSAYARMLKVYHPESDPTGFQKLRAAYKQALRQAQWHDEPPAALAGPAGEVVVRPGGSIGWETAASDMNQPPLDRTIAEFMQQVRQIFEDDKLRGEVQAWQSLLQDENYWQLEIRQAINYRLLHYLREHYARPRYHLPDTVWQALDEHFFLSRQTRELYAAFPQPFVDYIVHRITPAGAGRNKGVRLSAYPQWLLPSLLLVVLAATALRVLSQPFQVQLVPLAAAMFIGGLFWGGTINFRLAKWLESQGEFDSAAPYCSYCNRRHNRRLPVLWFFRERKNCGECGRNFLQHGLATEVITGAVFGLAVFFIPDAWLLLRLLAVFVIMLFIALQEDYSPGMPGWLLIVLTGSGSVANYAVGTPGLAEMAIGAILGGSSFFLITRISKGWIHADFAKLVAAAGLVLGWKLLLSALALWVTGLLGIGLVALKAEQWLTVGKYLLIQIHAVAGISILFFLLVWIGAWIITLGKEGLQGRFYVFPSSALLLVATYIALLYQNHI from the coding sequence ATGGACTGTTGGACTATATTGGGGCTTAAACCGACTGCAGACCGTAAAGCCATTAAGAGTGCGTATGCCAGAATGCTGAAAGTATACCATCCCGAGTCTGATCCGACCGGTTTTCAGAAGCTGCGGGCGGCATACAAGCAGGCACTCCGGCAAGCTCAGTGGCATGATGAACCGCCGGCGGCTTTGGCAGGGCCAGCTGGTGAAGTGGTGGTGAGGCCGGGAGGTAGTATTGGCTGGGAAACAGCTGCAAGCGATATGAACCAGCCGCCGCTGGACCGTACTATTGCAGAATTCATGCAACAGGTGCGGCAGATTTTTGAGGACGACAAGCTGCGGGGCGAAGTGCAGGCATGGCAAAGCCTGCTGCAGGATGAGAACTACTGGCAGCTGGAAATCAGGCAGGCCATAAATTATAGGTTGCTCCACTATCTGCGGGAACATTATGCACGGCCACGCTATCATTTGCCTGATACAGTCTGGCAAGCGCTTGATGAGCACTTTTTTTTGAGCAGGCAGACCCGAGAGCTGTATGCAGCTTTTCCACAGCCATTTGTTGATTATATCGTTCACAGGATCACGCCAGCGGGGGCGGGGAGGAATAAAGGCGTAAGACTAAGCGCATACCCGCAATGGCTCCTGCCGTCCCTGCTGCTAGTAGTTCTGGCCGCAACTGCATTAAGAGTACTTTCCCAGCCGTTCCAGGTCCAGCTTGTACCGCTGGCAGCAGCCATGTTTATCGGGGGGCTGTTTTGGGGGGGAACCATTAACTTCAGACTGGCCAAATGGCTGGAAAGTCAAGGCGAATTCGACTCGGCTGCGCCATATTGCTCGTATTGTAACCGGCGGCACAACCGGCGTCTACCTGTCCTCTGGTTTTTTCGTGAGCGCAAAAACTGTGGCGAGTGCGGCCGAAACTTCCTGCAGCATGGTCTGGCTACTGAGGTTATAACCGGTGCTGTGTTCGGCCTGGCTGTTTTCTTTATCCCTGATGCATGGCTGCTGCTAAGGCTGCTGGCGGTATTTGTTATTATGCTGTTTATTGCTTTGCAGGAGGATTATTCTCCGGGTATGCCGGGCTGGCTGCTTATAGTACTGACCGGAAGCGGGAGTGTGGCTAATTATGCTGTAGGTACGCCTGGCTTGGCGGAGATGGCAATAGGGGCTATTCTGGGAGGGAGCAGTTTTTTTCTTATTACCCGGATTAGCAAAGGCTGGATTCATGCTGATTTTGCAAAATTGGTTGCCGCTGCGGGCCTTGTTTTAGGCTGGAAGCTGCTGTTGAGCGCGCTGGCATTATGGGTAACCGGTTTATTAGGTATTGGTTTAGTGGCGCTAAAGGCAGAGCAATGGCTGACGGTGGGCAAATATTTGCTGATTCAGATACATGCTGTTGCCGGGATTTCCATCCTGTTTTTTTTGTTGGTATGGATAGGGGCCTGGATAATTACGCTGGGAAAAGAGGGTCTGCAAGGCCGGTTTTACGTCTTTCCCAGTTCCGCGCTTTTATTAGTGGCGACATATATTGCCTTACTATATCAGAACCATATTTAA